The genomic window GCATCGTTGGTGTCGTCGTCGAGTAAGGATTGACCGACGTTGATTTGGTATTTCAGACGAGGCTGTTGGTCCTCATCCATTAACCATACGGCTCCGCCGACGGCCGCCAGGGCGGTGATCACGCGTTGCAGGAATTCGGGAAAGAACTCTTCGGCCGTCGCGCCGCTTTTGGTTAACGCCGCAATCTCATTCACTAATACGCGAATCTGTTGCTTCGTTTCTTCGATCGTTTGTTGATTGACCGTCATGCTTCGTTAACTTCCCAGTGCCATGGAAAAAGCCGGGGGGACCAATGTGAAGGCTATTAAGTCGCGGCGGCAACAGCCATACCGTACGGCCCAGTTATCGCCAAACTCACCGCCATTGCGGGGAGACGATAGCGATTGTTCCAGTCGTACCAGGGCGTGCCGTGCCGCCACGTTTCGAGGCCAGCGTCCGATGACTCGGCCCACGGTCGTTTCCGTCAGAAGAATCCACAAAATTCCGATTTCCTAAACAACCACACCGCTATTTATACTTTTAGTATAAAATCCTCTGGCAGGCGAGCCAAATTCAAAATTTTGCAAACAAGATGGAGAGCCGCGACAGACCGGCGGCTGGGAACTTGCCACGCCGCCGGGGTGTCCGAAGCGAATGCAAACGCGCTTTCGAGGGAGGCTCCGCTGGGGGCCCCCGACGGCGCAGACAACGATAAAGGAAACGGATGAACGTGCCCACGGCATCTTTGGCGGCGGCGAGCGACGCGATGCAACAGCTGAATCAGCAGCTGAACCATCTCCAGCGGTCGATCCGGCAAGCCATCGAGGCCTATCTGCACTCGATGGTCGGACAAAGCTTCGGTACGGTGGCGGAAAACCAGCAATTTGTGCGGTCCGTTCAAGCTTTGCTGGAATCGCACGGGCTCCGCGTCCGCTGCCCCGAATGCGGCCATCCGGCCATCCTCCGCTGCTCGCGGAGTCGCGGTTCGGTGGGCGGCGTGTTCGTATTTGACCACTACATCCAGGGTCGGCGGACGTTTCACGGCGGGGGCAGCACGCTGCCCAAGGTGTCGGTAATCGCCAAACCAGCCCGCCGCAGCGCCTCAGCCGCCTCCTGATCGCATCAGGTCAGCCCCCAGGGGCACTGTGCCGGTTCGTTGAGCGTACAAACTGGGACAACGGAAAATTCCGCACCACGTTTGAGAAACTCCGGTTTGGAGGCCCGCCGGAGGGTTGTGCAAACGGATTTCTAACTACAATCTCTCGCAGGACACCACGGGCCGGGGGCCCATGCTACGTACACCCTTGAAACAGACGCTTGGAGTCGGTTGTTATGAAGATTGCGATGATTGGTACGGGCTATGTGGGCCTGGTGACGGGCACGTGCTTTGCCGACAGCGGCAATGATGTTGTCTGCGTGGATATCGACGAGGAAAAAATTGCGGCTTTGAAGGCCGGTGAGATCCCGATCTATGAGCCCGGCCTGAGTGAGTTGGTGGTCCGCAACAGCGAATCCGGCCGCTTGACCTTTACGACCGATCTGGCCGACGGCGTTTCCAGATCCCAGATCATCTACCTAGCCGTGGGCACGCCGCCGGCCGCTGACGGTTCGGCAGACCTGACGGCATTGCGGGCCGTGGTGGACCAAATGGCTCCGCACCTGACGGACGATGCGGTTGTGGTCACCAAAAGCACGGTGCCGGTGGGCACGAATCAATTTATCTTCGAACGCTTGCAGGAGTTGCTGGGCCGCGAAGTGGATGTCGCCAGCAATCCGGAATTCCTGAAAGAAGGCGCCGCGATCGACGACTTCATGAAACCCGATCGCGTGGTCGTGGGTGTGCGTCGAGCGGAAGTGGCCGAAATCCTTAACGAGTTGTATCGACCTTTCCTCCGTACCGACCGGCCATTTTTGGCGATGAGCCCGCAATCGGCTGAGTTGACCAAGTATGTCGCCAATGCCCTGTTGAGCACTAAGATTTCGTTCATCAACGAGATGGCCAACCTGTGTGAGCAGATGGGAGGCGATATCAACGATGTGCGACGAGGCATCGGCCACGACCAGCGGATCGGCTTCGCGTTCCTATTTCCCGGCGTCGGATATGGGGGCAGCTGTTTTCCCAAAGATGTCCGTGCGCTGGCCAGCATGGCTCGCGATTTGGGGCTCGACCCGCGGATCATGGACGCGGTCGATTCGGTCAATCAACATCAAAAGACCGTGTTGGTCGACAAGATCAAAAACTATTTTGAAGGGGACGTGACGGGAAAACGGATTGCCGTCTGGGGTCTGGCGTTTAAACCGCGGACCGATGATATCCGCGAAGCCCCCGCGTTGACGCTGTTGGATTACCTGCTCGAAAACGGCGCCCAGCCACAGGTGCATGACCCCGAAGCGAGCGAGAACATTCGCGCCCGCTACGGCAACAAATTGGTCTATTGTGAAAGCGCCATGGATGCCTTAAATGGGGCCGATGCGTTGGCCATCAACACCGAATGGAAGGCCTATCACAATCCCGACTTTGACGACATGAAGAACCGCATGAACGGGCGAGTCATCTTTGACGGGCGGAATTTGTACGAACCCGAACAAATGCTTAAAAAGGGCTTTTCCTACTACAGCATCGGGCGCCCCCCGGCACTGCTGGAGGCGAATTTGCCGTCGCGTGCCTAGCAATTACCTCATAATACGGGTTTACGCGGGTTCGTTAGACGGCCTAGGATCGGGAATCGACCGTAATAGGCGGTGGTTCTTTGGGTGCGACAAAGAGCCGAGCCGGTCTCGAATCCCTCGCTTGGAAACACGTGTTCATGTTCGGACAAGGACGTCCGCTGTTCGGTTTTCCCTTGCCCAGACGCTGGGCGAGTGCTGGATGGATCGCTGCGCTGTGGCTTCTCGCGTTCGCTAGCATCGCAACACCGATCCCCGCCGCCGCGTTGCAGCCGGCCGTTCCCGCCGCCATGCGGATTCGCGTCAGTTGGTCGCTAAACCAGCCCACCAACCTGCAAGCCACGCTGCGAACGCAACAAGCGACCTTGCGGGCGCCGCAAAATCTTTGCCTTTCGACCGGTTCCACGGGCGGCTTTCGGCTCCGTCGCGACGGCCACCAGTTACAGTTTTTGCCTCGTGGCCAAGCCGCATTCGGCGGGTTTGACATCGTTGTCGAAGGCGACTTGCAGGATTCCCTGGAATTGTCCCTGGCCGCCTCGGTGGATCCCACGCCGGGCACCTCCAGCGCCCCGCAGACAGCTGGACAACCGGTCACGCGGACGGTGCGGTTGGCCGAACTGCGCAGCGAAACCGTGGCTTTTGAGATCCCCGGACTGGGCACCGTTCAAGTACAACGCTCGCCAGGCGATTCCATCCACGCCGATTTCCAACGTGATGCGTTGGTGTTCTGGACCTCTGAACAGGTTCCGCTGCAGTTGCGAATTCTGCCCACCGCAGCGGTGCATGCCGGGGAGACGCTGGAGACGCGGATGACCGTGCGGGCAGCACGGGGAGGCCGCGTCGTTCACAAGCAACACTGGTCCACCCCGGTCGACGAGCAGGGGCAGATCGCGCCGCTGGACGCCGGTCCGCTGACGATCCCCGCGCAGGAAGGTGCCTACGATATCGAACTGGTTTGCGTGCGACCGCGGGGCTCAGCGCTGGGGTTGTTAAAAACGGACCTCCGCGCGCTGCGGGGCGAAACCACCGTGGCTGCCCGGACCGTGCAGGTGGCGGCTATCGCCAAACAACGTCCGGCGACGGCCGGCGAAGCGTTTCGCCCGATCGGAAAAATTCAACCGCTGCGTCGCACTTGGTCCATGCCACGGCTGCTGCCCAGCGTGACGGCCGGCTTGGTCGCCAGTGAAGAACCGGTTGCCAGTGGTGCCCTGGGCGAAGAACTGCACGCCGGCGAGCCGATCGCCGTGTTGGGGCCCGCCGCCTGGTACGCTTCTCCGTTGCCGGTCGCCGAACTGGGACGCCCTCATCTATTGGTGATCCGCTACCCGAAAAACCAACTTATGCAATTGGGCGTCAGCGTCGTTCAACCCGATGCCGGGGGCAACATTCCTCCGTTGGGCACCGATACCGGCGTGGCCGCTTCGGTGGTCGCTGGGCCCCTGAGCGGAGAACCGTGGGCCGAGCATCGCGTCGTGTTTTGGCCGCACCACCGCCGTCCGTACGTGGTCCTGACCAACCATGATTCCGACGAACCGGTACGTTTCGAATCGATCCGTGTGGAAGCCGGACCGCTCGACTTGGCATCCGCCTCGCTCAGCTCCGACGCCGCGACGCTTACCACTACTGCCGGCGGTTCCACCCCTGCCACGGTCACCGCCGCTGGTACCGATACCGATACCGACATTAAAACATTCTCAGACGCTTCGGGCGCGGCGATGCGTTCGCGTCTGGCGGCGCTGTATTTGGATAAACCGCTACTGGCCGAATGCTTTGGGGACGGGGGCGTCCTCGACCAGGAAAACGGCATGGTGCTGGAAGACTGGCAGACCTTCCTCACCGCCGGTCAGCGATTGGTCGACTACCTGAAATGGGCCGGCTACAACGGCGCCATCGTTACCGTGTCGAGTGATGGTGGCACGCTGTACCCCAGCGATTTGATCCAAGCGACGCCGCGGTTTGACAATGGCGTGTTCTCTTCTCGCGGACACGACCCGATCCGCAAAGATGTGTTGGAACTGTTGATGCGGTTGTGCGATCGTGAAGGCCTGCAGTTGGTCCCGTCGGTGGAGTGGACAACGCCGATCCCGCAATTGGAACGCCTGCTCGACGATCCGCAACACGATGCCGGGATTCAGCCCGTCGACTTTCATCAACGACCCTATCGCCACGATCCCACGGCACAAGTGGGAGAGGTGCCTTACTACAATCCGCTGCACCCCCAAGTACAAGCCGTCCTGGCTGCCGCGGTCGCTGAATTGACCCAGCGGTATCAGGGCCATCGCTGCTTTACCGGATTGGGGGTGCACCTTGGCAAGGCCACGCCCATGCAGCTGCCCCCAGCGCAGTGGACCCAAGATCCGCTCCTCGTGCAGCGTTTTTTGCGACAACAAAGCATGGCTGGCGGCGCGGCTACGGTTCCCAGCGAAGCGACGGCTTTGGCCCAGTGGCTCGCTGCCGAGGGCGCGGAGTCGTTCGCCGGGTGGCGCGCCGCGCAGCTGACAGACTTTTACCGCCGGCTGACCGCCGCGGTGGCTGGCCGGCGACTGTTGGTTCTGTCTGCTGATGGTTCCGGCTCGCTGTCGACGTCGTACTCGTTTGGCTTGGACTGGCAGCAACTCGGAGCGATCGACAATCTGGTTCCGCTGCGTTTGATCCGCGAGTCGGTCTTTCGCGATGTGGTCCAGCAGGCCAGCGATGCCCGTTACAACGAGTCCTCGAAGTGGGATCAGCAGCTGGCCACGGCCAAGGCGGCTGGGGCGTTGGTGTTTCGTCCGTCGTTGGAGACACGCAACCCAAGTCTCCGCGAGCACGCCCCGGTGGCTGCCGGCGCGAATCGCAAAAACTGGTACGTGCACGCGGTGCCCGATGGCCAACGTTATCGTCACCAATTGATTCGCACCTTGGAAAACGTCGATGCCCAGGTCTTAGCCGTGGGCGGTTGGACCGCGCCGCTGGGACAAGAGCAAGCCACGCGAGAGGTGCTGCGTACCTTTGCTCTACTGCCGCCTCAAGTCATGCAGCCGGTACCCGCGAGCGGTGACGAATCGGCCAGCATCCGAGTGCGACAATTGGTCTCCGCAACCGAAACATTCGTGTCCGCCGTAAATCCCTCGCCCTGGCCGCTCACGCTGGACGTCCAATTCGGCAAACCAGTCAGCGGCCAAATGATCAGCGGCCAGATGGTCAGCGGAACGGATGCCGGTGGGCGGCAAGCATGGAACGCGCCCAACGGACTCTGGCAGGTCACGTTGGCCCCCGGACAACTCGCGGCGATCGTGCTCCAGGGCTCGGCTCCGGTGCAACGCTGGCGGGAAGGCCCCGCCGATGGGCCCCAATTCACGCGACAGCTGGCCGACCGCGTCCAGGAACTGGCGGCCCGCGTCGCCATGCTGGCCAACTCGCGGATCTATCCCGAACTTCGCAACGGCAGCTTTGACGAGTCATCCGAGCGATCGATTCCCGGTTGGATGCATGCGCAGCATCCGCCCGGTTGTGTCCAACTGGCCTCCAAAGGTTTTGACGACGACCACTGTGTGACGATGAACAACGATGGGACCAGCAGTTCCAAAACCTGGATTGTCAGCGCGCCCTTTCATCCCCCGGCTACCGGACGGCTAGCCGTATCGCTGCAGGCACGCTGTGAAACCAGCGGCTCCGATCCGGTACAACCTGCTCTACGGGTAGGCATCGAGGGTCGCGTGCACGGCGCCCCGCTGCGACGCAGCGTGACGCTAACTCCCCAGGCAGACGGGCAATGGCAAGCCGCACCGTTGTGGCTGGAAGTGGAAGAATTGGGGAGCGAAGAAATCGAAGAATTGCGGCTGACCATCGATCTGTTGACGCCCGGACGCGTGTGGATCGATAACGTCCAGCTGCACGATTTTTTCTTAACCCAAGCCGAACGGTCGCGGTTGCAGACCCAAACCTTTTTGGCGGTTCAACGAATTCGGCACGACGATTTGACGGGTGCGGCGAAGTTATTTCAATCTCATTGGGGACGGTACCTGATGAGCCTGCGAGTGCCTCAGCCACCACCGCGGGGGGTTCCCGGTGCCGCCGCAGAACCTCTGTCGGTCCCCCCAGAGGAGCCGTCGCCTGGTATTGCCGAGCGAGTCAGGGGATGGCTACCTTCGCCGATGCGGTTTTAGCTAATCGTGCCGGCGAGGCACTTGGAGTTGTCCGAACAACTAAACTGGAAGCAAGCGAATATATAGATCCCTGGGAGCTTTCCTTATGCGTCGATGGATGACTCGAATTGCAAGCACGCTGTTTTTGATGAGCCTCGTGGCGGCTTGTTTTGCCTATTGGGCTTATCGCCAAAGCCGCGCCGTCCCGGACTTTTACGAACGGGCTCGCGCCGCCATTCCGGAAGATCCGCAAGTTGTCAGCCAACAACTGCAGCGGCAGGTCGAGCAGTTGCAGGAGGACGTTCAGCAAAAGGGCGGCTGGCGGGCTGAATTTAGCGACGACCAGATTAATGCCTGGTTAGTCAGCGCGCTGCCCAACGAATTTCCGCGTTTGCTACCGCCCGGCGTACAGGAGCCTCGCGTGGCGATCGAGGACGGCAAAATCTTGGCCGCTGCTCGCTACCAGAAAAACCACATCGACACGATCGTTTCGTTCGAAGTGAAGCTGAAATTAACCGAACAGCCCAACGTCTTGGCCGTCCGTCTGGAAAACCTTCGCGCCGGCGCCCTGCCGCTGCCGATCTCGCGATTCGCCAAAGGGATTTCGCGAGAAGCCGCCAAGAGCAACATCGAAGTGTTGTGGGACAAAGAATCGCTCGACAGTGGTCCGGTGGCCTTGGTAACGGTGCCCAGCGAACACGAAAAATACGTCAATGCGCCGGTGATCATCGAATCGCTGGATCTGGATTCCGGCGTGTTGTCGATGTCCGGCCATACCGGGCCCGATGCCTACCAAGCCTTTCAACCGCGTGGGCCGGTGTACTATCTGGCTTCGCTGGAACTGGTGGGCTACCTGGGCGGCGCGATGATCGATCGCAATTCCCAATCGCATTCTTCGACGCGGTCCAATAGTACCAACTGAGCGACGGTTCGCCCGTCCGCATCGCAACCCCGGCAGACAAACGCCAAGTGCTTGTCCGTAGCCGAATCATTTGCGACAGCTGCCTGTTGGGTGGTGTCGTATTGGACAAGATCGTGCTGGGACAGGCCAGCGGCCGCGCATTGGCCGAGAGAGGCTGGGCGGTAGGTGCCCGCTTGCACCCGAATGACTCGTCCGCGGTCGCCCGACACGGGACCTTCATAATCCAGATAGACCGCGCGATGCAGCGGCAAACGCAGGGCCGGCTGAGGCGGTTGACCGACCGCTGGCATGTGTTCCACAGCCCAGGTCAGCAGGCCGTCGGTGGTTTCGAACATCAAATCGTAATGGGAACCACGGGCCGGATTACGCGACCGTTCTGGATTTTGCGATCGGTCTGGAACCAGCGGCCGCGGCGACGTTCCCGCCGGTTCCGAATTCGCATCGCAAGCGCCCTCACCACCCGCAGGTGACGGCGGCTCGCGGGGCGAAGTCGGAGCAGGCAGGCATTGGTGGGGCGGCAAGAGGTGATGCAGGATCACGTATCGCCGCCACCGATCCGCTTGATCAGCTGTTGCCAACGGCTTCCTCATCGGCCACGTCGGCGTCGCTGTCTTCGGTGTTGGGTTCGTCCATGGGAGCCGCAAAGCCGCCCACTTCCATCACTTTCTGGCGAATCCCTTCACAGATTTCGGGATTCTCGATCAGGAAGTTGCGAGCTTTCTCTTTGCCCTGTCCAAGGTAGGTATCGCCCAGTTTGAACCAGGCACCGCTGCGATTGACGATCTTGTGGGTGGTACCCAAGTCCAGCACGTCGCCTTCGTAACTGATGCCATTGCTGTGCATCATGTCGAATTCGGCCACGCGGAACGGAGGCGCGACCTTGTTCTTGACGATTTTCGCTTTGACGCGTTGGCCGACCTGTTCGTCGCCGTCCTTCAAGGCGCCAATCCGGCGGACGTCGATACGGCAGGAGCAATAGAACTTCAAAGCGCGTCCGCCGGGGGTCGTTTCCGGGCTGCCGAACATCACCCCGACCTTTTCGCGGATTTGGTTGATGAAGATCACCGCACACTTGCTTTTGGCAATCGCACCGGTCAGTTTCCGCATCGCCTGGCTCATCAAGCGAGCCTGCAGGCCGACGTGGCTATCTCCGATCTCGCCTTCCAGTTCCTTCCTGGGAACCAGGGCGGCGACCGAGTCGATCACGATCACATCGACCGCGTTGCTTTTAACTAGCATCTCGCAGATCTGCATGGCTTCTTCCCCGCTGCCGGGTTGGCTGACCAGCAGGGTGTCCAGTTCGACGCCCAGCTTTTTCGCCCAGCTGGGGTCGAAGGCGTGTTCGGCATCGATAATCGCCGCGATCCCGCTCTGCTTTTGAGCTTCCGCACAGACGTGCAGCGCCAGCGTCGTTTTACCGCTCGATTCCGGGCCAAACACTTCGATGATGCGGCCGCGGGGAATCCCCTGGCCACCCAGGGCCATGTCCAGGCTGAGCGAGCCGGTGGGGATGCCTTCGATGGTCAGATTGGTCGACGCCCCCAGTGGCATGATGGCACCATCGCCAAATGCCTTGTCGATCTGCTGAAGCGTCGTTTTCAGCCCCGGCTCGCGCTCCAAAATCGCTTTCAAGCCCGGATCGGCGCCGTCCACTTTGGATTTCGTCCGTGCACTGCTCGTGGTCGCTTTTTTCTTAGCCATAACCGCTATCCCTTTCCTTATTTGCCTTGCATTGCCGTTGTGAAAACACACCTTGGAAACAATTAGCTCGGCTCGACCTGGTAGGTGAACACCCGGATACTAGCACTTTGGGGGGCACCGATCAACCGGTTTTGTGCCAAAACCGGGCCGATTTTTCCGCCGCGGCTTCCGCTCCATCAACCGATTGAGTTGAGCGTTTGTTAACTGTTTGCCTTACACCCTTAGTATTCGACAGCGGTGGGACACCTTAGGTCAACGGCTATCCGGGTCTAACCAAAGCACCGCCCAAGCGATAAAGTGAGACCTTCACTTCGTTCACTTCATTGAGGAATCAAACAACGTGGCCAAATTGACGGTTGAAGGCGTAGGAGAGTTTCAGGTACCCGATGGTAAGCGGCTGGTCAATGCATTGGTCGACGAAGCCGGCACGGATCAACTGCACGCCTGCGGTGGGCATTCGCGCTGCACCACTTGTCGGGTGCAGTTTGTTGAAGGCGAACCCGAGCAGATCACGGCGGCGGAAAAAGAAACCCTGCAAGCCCGCGAAGTCAGCGGCGAAGGCGTGCGGTTGAGCTGCCAGATCAAATGCGACCATGACATGACCGTGCGGTTGATCAGCCGCCTGGAAGGCAGCGGCCGCAAAGACCAGGGCGGTCAACCGGCCGACCAAATCGAGCCGCCGCCCGAATGGGTCAGCAAGTAACGCGTTTCCCGTAGCCGAAGCATTTCCCGTAGCCGAACTCGCCAGAGTTTGGACGGTTGCGGCCAGGGGTCCAAAGTCTGGCGACTTCGGCTACGGCTTAGCGGGCTAGTACGCTCACGCTTTCCACCGCGGCCACTCCCGCCGGACTCAGGCGGCTTTGCCCCTGGACTTCGAAGCGGATTTGCTGCGGTTGGTTGCTGTTCAGCACGATCGTGTAAGTCACCGATTCGCGAGCGGTAAGCTGACGAATTTCCGTCAGATAGATCACTCCGCCGCTTTCGCGAATCTGTTCTCCACCCGGATTCATCGTCTGCGTGATGCGTTCGATCCGTGTGCCCGCGGGCAGCGGAAAGCTCAGCTGCACTTGGCTGTCTGGAATGTCACGCTCATTGCTGACGACTAATTGGAAGCGTATCGGTCCGCCCACTTCGGCCGGATTGTCCAGCCCCACCAGTCGCAGTCGCAGACTGCCTGTGTCGGCGGCGATGGGTGGCGCGGCGTTGCGGTCCGAGGGGGACGTGGTCGGCGGCGCGGTGGGCAGCGGGGCACGGGGATTGCCCGCGCTGGGAATCGATGGCGGTGGTTGGGCGGGCGGCAATGGCGGCGCAACCGGGGTGCTGGTCGGTGGCGGCGCCGCGGCTGGAAAGATGTCGAAGCGGTATTGATCCGAAGCCGACGCGCCGTTTTCGCTGACCACGGACAACACGACCAGGCCGCTGGCCAGCGACTGCAATGCACGGAATCGAGCTTCAAAAACAGCTTGTTGCCCCGGAGCGATCTGCGCCACCAACCAGTTCAGCTTGTACTGCGACAGTTCGCTGGCATCAAAGCCGTCCTGAGTGGCTTCCAATACATCCAGTTGGGGCGGATAAGCCGTGGTGACGCGGACGTTGGTCAACGGTTCACGGCCGGTATTGGTGACGCGGTAGCGGAAGTACACGCTATCGTCGCCGGCCAACACCGATGGGCGACCTTCGACAACCACGGCCATCGCCGGGGTGGCGGGAATCGGATTGATCACCGTGATGCAGCTTTGGTCGCTAGCCGTCTGTCCTCCGTCGGCGGTGGCGGTGACGGTCAAGCAGCGTTGGCCGGGAGTCGTGGGGATATACGTCGTGGCGACTTTCCAGGTATCCCCCGGTTGCAGCGGACCGTCTTGCTTGTCTTTGAAAGCTTTGGTCACGCCGGTTTGAGCGTGCAGCATCGAGGCGTCGCCGGTCGATTCCAGTTGGACGTTTTCCAACGCTCGTTCGCCGGTGTTGGTGATGTCGATGTTAAACGTTACTTCGTCACCCACTTGGACGCGATCGACCGAGCTGATCACCGGTTGGATACCGAGTGACAAGGAAGGCCGAAAGATGTCGACCTGCACCGAATCTTCGGCGAACAGGTTCTGCTCCGCACGGGCTTGGAACCGCAGCAGGATCGGGGCCTTGGAGGTTAACGTGGCTTGGATTTCCCATTGTTGCTGCGAGGGAATGCTGTCGATTTCCCAGATGATTTGGTTGCCCAGTTGGCGAGCGAAGGAGTCGACCGATTGCACGCTGACGCCGGGGGGCAGTTCCACCGATACCGACACATTGCGGGCGTCCAGATTGCCGGGGTTGGCGACTTCGCAGGCGACCGTAAACGGTTGTTCGTAGCCGGCCACTTGAGGTGCGCCGGCGCGGACTCGCAGCTGCGCGGCGCTCCAGGTAACCGTCGTGCGGCCTTGCCCCAGCGTCATCCGCGGCATGTTGTCGGATTCTCCCGCCGGGCGGATCACGGTCATGGCCACCGCGGCGGTGCCCGAGGTGCCGGGGTTGGGAACCAGTTGAATCGGCGCATTGCCGTCTTCGCCCACGACCACTTCATCGACAGCGGTACCACTGGAATAAAACGTGGCTAGCTCGGGATTGAGGATTTCATAGCGGACGATCCAGCCGCGGGCCGGGATCGCGCCTTCGCTGCGCGTGACCCGCGTGCTCATCCCCACGGGAGTTCCCTTCTCCGCCACTTGCGGACCGGGAAACTGCCAGCGAGCGTCGATCCAGTAGATCGTCGCGGTGGCTTTGCGCTGATCCCAGCATTCGCTTTCCGGCGCCAACACCGTGACTCGGCTGGTACCTTCGGTGGGGCTGCTAAGCG from Roseimaritima ulvae includes these protein-coding regions:
- a CDS encoding UDP-glucose dehydrogenase family protein; translation: MKIAMIGTGYVGLVTGTCFADSGNDVVCVDIDEEKIAALKAGEIPIYEPGLSELVVRNSESGRLTFTTDLADGVSRSQIIYLAVGTPPAADGSADLTALRAVVDQMAPHLTDDAVVVTKSTVPVGTNQFIFERLQELLGREVDVASNPEFLKEGAAIDDFMKPDRVVVGVRRAEVAEILNELYRPFLRTDRPFLAMSPQSAELTKYVANALLSTKISFINEMANLCEQMGGDINDVRRGIGHDQRIGFAFLFPGVGYGGSCFPKDVRALASMARDLGLDPRIMDAVDSVNQHQKTVLVDKIKNYFEGDVTGKRIAVWGLAFKPRTDDIREAPALTLLDYLLENGAQPQVHDPEASENIRARYGNKLVYCESAMDALNGADALAINTEWKAYHNPDFDDMKNRMNGRVIFDGRNLYEPEQMLKKGFSYYSIGRPPALLEANLPSRA
- a CDS encoding family 10 glycosylhydrolase, whose translation is MFGQGRPLFGFPLPRRWASAGWIAALWLLAFASIATPIPAAALQPAVPAAMRIRVSWSLNQPTNLQATLRTQQATLRAPQNLCLSTGSTGGFRLRRDGHQLQFLPRGQAAFGGFDIVVEGDLQDSLELSLAASVDPTPGTSSAPQTAGQPVTRTVRLAELRSETVAFEIPGLGTVQVQRSPGDSIHADFQRDALVFWTSEQVPLQLRILPTAAVHAGETLETRMTVRAARGGRVVHKQHWSTPVDEQGQIAPLDAGPLTIPAQEGAYDIELVCVRPRGSALGLLKTDLRALRGETTVAARTVQVAAIAKQRPATAGEAFRPIGKIQPLRRTWSMPRLLPSVTAGLVASEEPVASGALGEELHAGEPIAVLGPAAWYASPLPVAELGRPHLLVIRYPKNQLMQLGVSVVQPDAGGNIPPLGTDTGVAASVVAGPLSGEPWAEHRVVFWPHHRRPYVVLTNHDSDEPVRFESIRVEAGPLDLASASLSSDAATLTTTAGGSTPATVTAAGTDTDTDIKTFSDASGAAMRSRLAALYLDKPLLAECFGDGGVLDQENGMVLEDWQTFLTAGQRLVDYLKWAGYNGAIVTVSSDGGTLYPSDLIQATPRFDNGVFSSRGHDPIRKDVLELLMRLCDREGLQLVPSVEWTTPIPQLERLLDDPQHDAGIQPVDFHQRPYRHDPTAQVGEVPYYNPLHPQVQAVLAAAVAELTQRYQGHRCFTGLGVHLGKATPMQLPPAQWTQDPLLVQRFLRQQSMAGGAATVPSEATALAQWLAAEGAESFAGWRAAQLTDFYRRLTAAVAGRRLLVLSADGSGSLSTSYSFGLDWQQLGAIDNLVPLRLIRESVFRDVVQQASDARYNESSKWDQQLATAKAAGALVFRPSLETRNPSLREHAPVAAGANRKNWYVHAVPDGQRYRHQLIRTLENVDAQVLAVGGWTAPLGQEQATREVLRTFALLPPQVMQPVPASGDESASIRVRQLVSATETFVSAVNPSPWPLTLDVQFGKPVSGQMISGQMVSGTDAGGRQAWNAPNGLWQVTLAPGQLAAIVLQGSAPVQRWREGPADGPQFTRQLADRVQELAARVAMLANSRIYPELRNGSFDESSERSIPGWMHAQHPPGCVQLASKGFDDDHCVTMNNDGTSSSKTWIVSAPFHPPATGRLAVSLQARCETSGSDPVQPALRVGIEGRVHGAPLRRSVTLTPQADGQWQAAPLWLEVEELGSEEIEELRLTIDLLTPGRVWIDNVQLHDFFLTQAERSRLQTQTFLAVQRIRHDDLTGAAKLFQSHWGRYLMSLRVPQPPPRGVPGAAAEPLSVPPEEPSPGIAERVRGWLPSPMRF
- a CDS encoding DNA polymerase ligase N-terminal domain-containing protein — its product is MATADQADRWRRYVILHHLLPPHQCLPAPTSPREPPSPAGGEGACDANSEPAGTSPRPLVPDRSQNPERSRNPARGSHYDLMFETTDGLLTWAVEHMPAVGQPPQPALRLPLHRAVYLDYEGPVSGDRGRVIRVQAGTYRPASLGQCAAAGLSQHDLVQYDTTQQAAVANDSATDKHLAFVCRGCDADGRTVAQLVLLDRVEECDWELRSIIAPPR
- the recA gene encoding recombinase RecA gives rise to the protein MAKKKATTSSARTKSKVDGADPGLKAILEREPGLKTTLQQIDKAFGDGAIMPLGASTNLTIEGIPTGSLSLDMALGGQGIPRGRIIEVFGPESSGKTTLALHVCAEAQKQSGIAAIIDAEHAFDPSWAKKLGVELDTLLVSQPGSGEEAMQICEMLVKSNAVDVIVIDSVAALVPRKELEGEIGDSHVGLQARLMSQAMRKLTGAIAKSKCAVIFINQIREKVGVMFGSPETTPGGRALKFYCSCRIDVRRIGALKDGDEQVGQRVKAKIVKNKVAPPFRVAEFDMMHSNGISYEGDVLDLGTTHKIVNRSGAWFKLGDTYLGQGKEKARNFLIENPEICEGIRQKVMEVGGFAAPMDEPNTEDSDADVADEEAVGNS
- a CDS encoding 2Fe-2S iron-sulfur cluster-binding protein, whose amino-acid sequence is MAKLTVEGVGEFQVPDGKRLVNALVDEAGTDQLHACGGHSRCTTCRVQFVEGEPEQITAAEKETLQAREVSGEGVRLSCQIKCDHDMTVRLISRLEGSGRKDQGGQPADQIEPPPEWVSK
- a CDS encoding COG1470 family protein, whose translation is MRHAHSFLPTRLRPLTLFVAVLLAGISLSAGSGCTRLRLPQIDPTGACLFAPYPENSTQINPSCGCMNCLSGNGQGCLSRLAGQPRSCLKCLTNGGCTCGLGGCFKNMLPEPAFPEPATPPPCTPLPGAAAPPAICLPAPGCEDCADGPPAVLLGCEAEMGNLAKLPNRGKRGCILLSPQRIVAPVGGEVLLLSGVCGNDGYLMQREPLEWMLTPESVGHIIDVGDDDPGLVHRLAHTPKVDKRSGSYARGVTSTKVSLITRGNKNLRDDVRLEKGQTWISLSSPTEGTSRVTVLAPESECWDQRKATATIYWIDARWQFPGPQVAEKGTPVGMSTRVTRSEGAIPARGWIVRYEILNPELATFYSSGTAVDEVVVGEDGNAPIQLVPNPGTSGTAAVAMTVIRPAGESDNMPRMTLGQGRTTVTWSAAQLRVRAGAPQVAGYEQPFTVACEVANPGNLDARNVSVSVELPPGVSVQSVDSFARQLGNQIIWEIDSIPSQQQWEIQATLTSKAPILLRFQARAEQNLFAEDSVQVDIFRPSLSLGIQPVISSVDRVQVGDEVTFNIDITNTGERALENVQLESTGDASMLHAQTGVTKAFKDKQDGPLQPGDTWKVATTYIPTTPGQRCLTVTATADGGQTASDQSCITVINPIPATPAMAVVVEGRPSVLAGDDSVYFRYRVTNTGREPLTNVRVTTAYPPQLDVLEATQDGFDASELSQYKLNWLVAQIAPGQQAVFEARFRALQSLASGLVVLSVVSENGASASDQYRFDIFPAAAPPPTSTPVAPPLPPAQPPPSIPSAGNPRAPLPTAPPTTSPSDRNAAPPIAADTGSLRLRLVGLDNPAEVGGPIRFQLVVSNERDIPDSQVQLSFPLPAGTRIERITQTMNPGGEQIRESGGVIYLTEIRQLTARESVTYTIVLNSNQPQQIRFEVQGQSRLSPAGVAAVESVSVLAR